The following coding sequences lie in one Frigoribacterium sp. SL97 genomic window:
- a CDS encoding carbohydrate ABC transporter permease has protein sequence MATTTPTAARGARTSLSGSTTGNPRRRGRRVDPVFYFFLVPTLVLFSLAITLPAVMGVFYSFTNSIGFGEFDMVGVTNYLAMATDPAILGSYGFTMGFALVTVIAVNVIALLLAIGLTSQIKAKTALRAVFVIPMVISGIIIAFVFQFLFSNSLPALGASLGIPGLQDSILANADTAWIGIVVVTAWQAIPSTLLIYIAGLLAIPGEVYEASSLDGASGWKQLRSITLPLVAGYVLINTIIGFKNFLNSYDIIVGLTNGGPGTSTRSIAMTIFTGFTGGDYAYQMANATIFFVIAVAIALVQLRITRGKAAV, from the coding sequence ATGGCCACCACCACCCCCACGGCCGCGCGAGGCGCCCGCACCTCGTTGAGCGGCAGCACGACCGGCAACCCGCGGCGCCGCGGCAGGCGCGTCGACCCGGTCTTCTACTTCTTCCTCGTGCCGACGCTCGTCCTCTTCTCGCTGGCGATCACCCTGCCGGCCGTGATGGGCGTGTTCTACAGCTTCACGAACTCGATCGGCTTCGGCGAGTTCGACATGGTCGGCGTCACGAACTACCTCGCGATGGCGACCGACCCGGCGATCCTCGGCTCGTACGGCTTCACGATGGGCTTCGCACTGGTCACGGTGATCGCCGTCAACGTGATCGCCCTGCTGTTGGCGATCGGCCTGACCTCGCAGATCAAGGCGAAGACCGCGCTGCGGGCCGTCTTCGTGATCCCGATGGTCATCTCGGGCATCATCATCGCGTTCGTCTTCCAGTTCCTCTTCTCGAACTCGTTGCCGGCCCTCGGCGCCTCGCTCGGCATCCCCGGGCTGCAGGACAGCATCCTCGCGAACGCCGACACCGCCTGGATCGGCATCGTCGTCGTGACCGCATGGCAGGCGATCCCGAGCACGCTGCTGATCTACATCGCGGGCCTGCTCGCGATCCCCGGCGAGGTGTACGAGGCGAGCAGCCTCGACGGCGCCTCGGGCTGGAAGCAGCTGCGGTCGATCACGCTGCCGCTCGTGGCGGGCTACGTCCTGATCAACACGATCATCGGCTTCAAGAACTTCCTGAACTCGTACGACATCATCGTCGGTCTGACGAACGGCGGCCCCGGCACGTCGACCCGCAGCATCGCGATGACGATCTTCACGGGCTTCACCGGCGGCGACTACGCCTACCAGATGGCCAACGCGACCATCTTCTTCGTGATCGCCGTCGCGATCGCGCTCGTCCAACTCCGGATCACCCGCGGAAAGGCGGCCGTCTGA
- a CDS encoding ROK family protein: MALSTGVSSPSLLRRMNAAEVLRHAWSADAVTASDLIALTGLTRSTVLGVCDDLIDHGWMVSLADARSTGEYRKGRPARRYALARSAGHVVGVDAGRHHLTAVVADLRGDVVARVARRIDPDGTADDRRRTVSRLVDDVLGEASLGDADVLAVALGVPAPTDSEGRSPIEVGADFWVLMNPDYTGLFAERGWAVVVENDANLAAVAEAAAASRADREVGGGAGAATSFVTLLAGERFGAGFVLDGALVRGSRGAAGEMRLLDLVEGVGSADGLGALLRDWARAARELGTVPASSPLRAIPLDELEAPAVLAAADAGDPTALRLVEKAAERFGRVCAMLSGMLDVDRIVVAGAVAPSLGLLLDRTTPWLSRFTHRAAPEVVASTLGDAVVTTGAVERALAHVRGHALELTLPGAADATRAS; this comes from the coding sequence GTGGCGCTGAGCACCGGGGTGTCGTCGCCGAGCCTGCTCCGCCGCATGAACGCGGCCGAGGTGCTGCGGCACGCGTGGTCCGCGGACGCGGTCACGGCGAGCGACCTGATCGCCCTCACCGGACTCACCCGGTCCACCGTGCTCGGGGTCTGCGACGACCTCATCGACCACGGCTGGATGGTGTCGCTCGCCGACGCCCGCTCGACCGGCGAGTACCGCAAGGGCCGCCCCGCGCGCCGCTACGCCCTGGCCCGTTCCGCCGGGCACGTCGTCGGCGTCGACGCCGGACGCCACCACCTGACCGCCGTCGTGGCCGACCTGCGCGGCGACGTCGTGGCCCGCGTCGCACGGCGCATCGACCCCGACGGGACGGCGGACGACCGCCGCCGGACGGTCTCACGGCTGGTCGACGACGTCCTCGGCGAGGCCTCACTGGGCGACGCCGACGTGCTCGCCGTGGCACTCGGAGTGCCCGCGCCGACCGACTCCGAGGGCCGGTCGCCGATCGAGGTCGGCGCCGACTTCTGGGTGCTGATGAACCCCGACTACACCGGGCTCTTCGCCGAGCGCGGCTGGGCCGTCGTCGTCGAGAACGACGCCAACCTGGCCGCCGTGGCCGAGGCGGCGGCCGCATCCCGTGCCGACCGCGAGGTCGGTGGTGGTGCCGGCGCCGCCACGTCGTTCGTGACCCTGCTGGCGGGCGAGCGGTTCGGCGCTGGGTTCGTGCTCGACGGAGCCCTCGTGCGGGGCAGCCGCGGTGCCGCGGGCGAGATGCGCCTCCTCGACCTGGTCGAGGGCGTCGGATCGGCCGACGGCCTCGGAGCCCTGCTGCGCGACTGGGCCCGGGCCGCGCGCGAGCTCGGCACCGTGCCGGCCTCGTCGCCGCTGCGGGCGATCCCGCTCGACGAGCTCGAGGCCCCCGCCGTGCTGGCCGCGGCGGACGCCGGCGACCCGACCGCCCTGCGCCTGGTCGAGAAGGCCGCCGAACGGTTCGGACGCGTCTGCGCCATGCTCAGCGGCATGCTCGACGTCGACCGCATCGTCGTCGCCGGGGCCGTGGCGCCCTCCCTCGGACTGCTGCTCGACCGGACGACACCGTGGCTCAGCCGGTTCACGCACCGGGCCGCGCCCGAGGTCGTCGCCTCGACGTTGGGCGACGCGGTCGTGACCACGGGCGCCGTCGAGCGGGCCCTGGCGCACGTGCGCGGCCACGCACTCGAGCTGACGCTGCCGGGTGCGGCGGACGCGACCCGCGCCTCCTGA
- a CDS encoding TetR/AcrR family transcriptional regulator: MDETKITERGRLTRQRIIDETGRQILAAGIGGTTLDTVRAATLTSKSQLFHYFPGGKTELIHEVARWEGRQLLEAQEPEIHDLGTWESWERWRAALVEYYISLGRWACPIGTLAAQVAATDAEVERSVKASWDAWREQLAAGIRRLQASGSVDASADPVRVATAIIAAIQGGLLLSQSERAGWPLEAALDHALGPLHTVRRD; the protein is encoded by the coding sequence GTGGACGAGACGAAGATCACCGAGCGCGGGCGGCTCACCCGCCAGAGGATCATCGACGAGACCGGTCGGCAGATCCTCGCCGCGGGCATCGGCGGGACGACGCTCGACACGGTGCGGGCCGCGACGCTGACCAGCAAGAGCCAGCTGTTCCACTACTTCCCCGGCGGCAAGACCGAGCTGATCCACGAGGTCGCCCGGTGGGAGGGGCGCCAGCTGCTCGAGGCGCAGGAGCCCGAGATCCACGACCTCGGCACCTGGGAGTCGTGGGAGCGCTGGCGCGCCGCCCTGGTCGAGTACTACATCAGCCTCGGCCGCTGGGCGTGCCCGATCGGCACGCTCGCCGCCCAGGTCGCCGCCACGGACGCCGAGGTCGAGCGCAGCGTCAAGGCGAGCTGGGACGCCTGGCGCGAGCAGCTGGCGGCGGGCATCCGGCGGCTGCAGGCCTCGGGCTCGGTCGACGCCTCGGCCGATCCGGTGCGCGTCGCCACCGCGATCATCGCCGCGATCCAGGGGGGACTGCTGCTCAGCCAGTCGGAGCGGGCGGGCTGGCCGCTCGAGGCCGCACTCGACCACGCGCTCGGCCCGTTGCACACCGTCCGCCGCGACTGA
- a CDS encoding SDR family NAD(P)-dependent oxidoreductase — protein sequence MQSNEEVLDSLPTDDRLAGRTALVTGSTSGIGEAIARVLAASGATVVVSGRDDARARRVVDAITTRGGSAHAVPADLAGPYADLRAFAARATEVLGGRVDILVNNAGVYPTMPTDALDDADLDAILATNVRAPHVLVGALAPAMADRGDGSIVNIGSWMTRVGVPFGAMYTASKAAVEQMTRTWAAEFGPRGVRVNSVAPGATSTPGNAGSAAVLDTLTAATPAGRPVRPVDIAHAVRYLASDEAAFVHGALLDVDGGILHTRTV from the coding sequence ATGCAGTCCAATGAAGAAGTCCTCGACTCCCTGCCCACCGACGACCGCCTGGCTGGTCGCACCGCCCTCGTGACCGGCTCGACCAGCGGCATCGGCGAGGCGATCGCCCGCGTGCTCGCCGCCTCCGGTGCCACCGTCGTCGTCAGCGGCCGCGACGACGCCCGGGCCCGACGGGTGGTCGACGCGATCACCACCCGGGGCGGCTCGGCCCACGCCGTGCCCGCCGACCTCGCCGGCCCGTATGCCGACCTCCGCGCCTTCGCCGCCCGGGCCACCGAGGTGCTCGGCGGTCGCGTCGACATCCTGGTCAACAACGCCGGCGTCTACCCGACCATGCCGACCGACGCCCTCGACGACGCCGACCTCGACGCCATCCTGGCGACGAACGTCCGGGCGCCGCACGTGCTCGTCGGTGCCCTCGCGCCGGCGATGGCCGACCGTGGAGACGGCTCGATCGTCAACATCGGCTCGTGGATGACCCGGGTCGGGGTGCCGTTCGGCGCCATGTACACCGCGTCGAAGGCCGCCGTCGAGCAGATGACCCGCACCTGGGCGGCCGAGTTCGGCCCCCGCGGCGTCCGCGTCAACAGCGTCGCACCCGGTGCGACGTCGACTCCGGGCAACGCCGGGTCGGCGGCCGTCCTCGACACCCTGACCGCGGCCACCCCGGCCGGTCGACCCGTGCGTCCCGTCGACATCGCCCACGCGGTGCGGTACCTGGCGTCGGACGAGGCGGCCTTCGTGCACGGGGCCCTGCTCGACGTCGACGGCGGCATCCTCCACACCCGGACGGTGTAG
- a CDS encoding nucleotide disphospho-sugar-binding domain-containing protein, whose amino-acid sequence MTLLVVSPDYASHLLPLATLATEWRDRGERVVVATGPATAAIVESFGFERVHLQLGRGSNPGVIRAEEQVAEEDASLRGFFDATRLGMVETLSYQARERLTDLMWQPVATARAVLDVVAAVRPDQIVVDHLAFSARLALVAGGVPFADVVLGHPTALPVGDEVYGCPPEWPAAFGGAGAGADPALAGGRTTVESSNHPGTWFDDASVVRAAGDASVARADAGAAPEGVAGLRELCERVDASFTAEWNAALAELAPHLPPSTSAFGEHGDLLLYNYPGELADPEREALLPPHVWLGSAVRAEPVDAEVAAWLAGGADPDPTPDLDPTSEPDLDPTSDPDPAPAPFVYVSFGSFLSVRSDVLGRVAEALRRVGVRAAIALGSGDRADLGEVPSDWLVREFLPQVTLLDAATAAVTHGGNNSVTEAMTAGVPVVVLPFSTDQFAGAAALERTGVGVALAPNTATVDELAEALRHVLDLPTRDPGAAGRLAGLAASLRETPGRARAHAALTGRG is encoded by the coding sequence ATGACCCTGCTCGTCGTCAGCCCCGACTACGCGTCGCACCTGCTGCCGCTCGCGACCCTGGCCACCGAGTGGCGCGACCGGGGCGAGCGCGTCGTCGTCGCGACCGGCCCGGCCACCGCGGCCATCGTCGAGTCGTTCGGCTTCGAGCGCGTGCACCTGCAGCTTGGGCGCGGCTCGAACCCCGGGGTGATCCGTGCCGAGGAACAGGTGGCCGAGGAGGACGCGTCGCTGCGCGGCTTCTTCGACGCCACCCGGCTCGGCATGGTCGAGACGCTCTCGTACCAGGCGCGCGAACGCCTCACCGACCTCATGTGGCAACCGGTCGCCACGGCCCGGGCCGTGCTCGACGTGGTCGCCGCCGTCCGGCCCGACCAGATCGTCGTGGACCACCTCGCGTTCAGCGCCCGGCTCGCGCTCGTGGCCGGCGGCGTGCCGTTCGCCGACGTCGTGTTGGGGCACCCGACCGCGCTGCCCGTGGGCGACGAGGTCTACGGCTGCCCGCCCGAGTGGCCCGCGGCGTTCGGCGGTGCCGGCGCTGGTGCCGACCCGGCGCTGGCCGGAGGCCGCACCACCGTCGAGTCGTCGAACCACCCCGGAACGTGGTTCGACGACGCGAGCGTGGTGCGAGCTGCCGGAGATGCGTCGGTGGCGCGGGCCGACGCCGGCGCCGCGCCCGAGGGCGTCGCCGGGCTGCGCGAGTTGTGCGAGCGGGTCGACGCCTCGTTCACCGCCGAGTGGAACGCCGCGCTGGCCGAGCTCGCTCCGCACCTGCCGCCGTCGACGAGCGCCTTCGGCGAGCACGGCGACCTGCTGCTCTACAACTACCCGGGCGAGCTGGCCGACCCCGAGCGCGAGGCCCTGCTGCCCCCGCACGTCTGGCTCGGATCCGCCGTGCGTGCCGAGCCGGTGGACGCCGAGGTCGCCGCCTGGCTGGCCGGCGGCGCCGACCCCGACCCCACGCCCGACCTCGACCCCACGTCCGAGCCCGACCTCGACCCCACGTCCGACCCCGACCCCGCGCCCGCGCCGTTCGTCTACGTCAGCTTCGGCAGCTTCCTCTCGGTGCGGTCGGACGTGCTCGGGCGCGTGGCCGAGGCCCTGCGTCGGGTCGGGGTGCGGGCCGCGATCGCGCTCGGCTCGGGCGACCGGGCCGACCTCGGCGAGGTGCCGAGCGACTGGCTCGTCCGCGAGTTCCTGCCGCAGGTGACGCTGCTCGACGCGGCGACCGCGGCCGTCACGCACGGCGGCAACAACAGCGTGACCGAGGCGATGACCGCGGGCGTGCCCGTCGTCGTCCTGCCGTTCTCGACCGACCAGTTCGCCGGGGCCGCCGCCCTCGAGCGCACCGGGGTGGGCGTGGCGCTCGCCCCGAACACGGCGACGGTCGACGAACTGGCGGAGGCGCTGCGGCACGTGCTCGACCTGCCGACGCGCGACCCCGGTGCGGCCGGGCGCCTGGCCGGGCTGGCGGCGTCCCTGCGCGAGACGCCCGGACGGGCACGAGCCCACGCGGCGCTGACCGGGCGCGGCTGA
- a CDS encoding glycosyltransferase, with the protein MGIQTSLDAIHEADRLVDSMRLADDLALDAARTGGARTIRVLRGALGSPDQLVAIAATNALAQVFDEQADVVLSDLLSSDRTFLREHAASALSQRLPRYDTVGRLIGLVVAGGFTGMVAQRTLEQWSSAAPAVVGVALEGALIGVHEPDARYRLVETLGLVRARITSRPLLTIARDRGEDEHVRVAAVSALGQRRGDQAVAAVVHELARHDGYLGDVARLSAIDLSAPDEVPDGHRVHDRGVEDGPDGDHPAGRDGLTIAQLFLHADIDAGLTHAGSGDNGGIATLLVRLGDALAAGDVLPAGAVLPAGGAVPALGDRRVERVVTLSRGSADAAVESVHDLATRASGHVYGRVPLLSDPVSSATAWPLRVAARRGIRRVLRAAGGVDLLHLRMADVGSLAAADVARELDIPVVFTVAPDPHAVIQSLDLSGALTRETFGDVDEVEHFWFRTRLVQQLASNASHTVLFPRPELERDMRELVGIDVTSHPERHTIVPEGIDLGVVDRSVAEAAEHAAGLPATPPLAELGALLETLPPERRGLPLLVSVGRLHRVKGMATIVEAWADGPLRDRANLLLIGGDLEHPSADEREQLDLIDAIVPANRHRASGLLLPGHRPNDTVARWVAAARFGLPGLAAPRGVYVCGSLKEEFGIALLEAMGSGLLVVAPQGGGPSTYVRQGDTGWLTRTWDVDALRLAMGEALTAASVETTEARAARSRDTVERSFTIQAMARSLSGVYDTVHHDELEQREWSVSAR; encoded by the coding sequence ATGGGCATCCAGACCTCGCTCGACGCGATCCACGAGGCCGACCGCCTGGTCGACTCGATGCGCCTCGCCGACGACCTCGCGCTCGACGCCGCGCGCACCGGCGGGGCCCGGACGATCCGCGTGCTGCGCGGCGCGCTCGGCAGCCCCGACCAGCTCGTCGCCATCGCGGCGACGAACGCCCTCGCGCAGGTCTTCGACGAGCAGGCCGACGTCGTGCTGAGCGATCTGCTGTCGAGCGACCGCACCTTCCTCCGCGAGCACGCCGCGTCGGCGCTCAGCCAGCGGCTGCCCCGCTACGACACGGTCGGTCGGCTGATCGGGCTCGTCGTCGCCGGGGGCTTCACCGGCATGGTCGCCCAGCGCACGCTCGAGCAGTGGTCGTCGGCCGCCCCCGCCGTGGTCGGCGTCGCCCTCGAGGGCGCCCTGATCGGCGTGCACGAGCCCGACGCCCGGTACCGCCTGGTCGAGACGCTGGGCCTCGTGCGCGCCCGCATCACCTCCCGCCCGCTGCTGACGATCGCCCGCGACCGGGGCGAGGACGAGCACGTCCGCGTCGCCGCCGTCTCGGCCCTCGGCCAGCGTCGTGGCGACCAGGCGGTCGCCGCCGTCGTCCACGAGCTCGCCCGCCACGACGGCTACCTCGGCGACGTCGCGCGCCTGTCCGCGATCGACCTCTCCGCCCCGGACGAGGTGCCCGACGGCCACCGGGTGCACGACCGCGGAGTCGAGGACGGACCAGACGGCGACCACCCCGCCGGGCGCGACGGCCTCACCATCGCGCAGCTCTTCCTGCACGCCGACATCGACGCCGGCCTCACCCACGCCGGCAGCGGCGACAACGGCGGCATCGCGACGCTGCTCGTGCGGCTCGGCGACGCACTCGCCGCGGGCGACGTGCTCCCCGCCGGAGCCGTGCTCCCCGCAGGAGGCGCGGTGCCGGCCCTCGGCGACCGTCGCGTCGAGCGGGTGGTCACCCTCTCGCGCGGGTCGGCGGACGCGGCGGTCGAGAGCGTCCACGACCTGGCGACCCGCGCCTCCGGACACGTCTACGGACGCGTGCCGCTGCTCAGCGACCCCGTCTCGTCGGCGACCGCGTGGCCGCTGCGGGTGGCGGCCCGGCGCGGCATCCGGCGGGTGCTGCGCGCCGCGGGCGGCGTCGACCTGCTGCACCTGCGGATGGCCGACGTGGGCAGCCTCGCGGCGGCCGACGTCGCGCGCGAGCTCGACATCCCCGTCGTCTTCACGGTCGCGCCGGACCCGCACGCCGTCATCCAGTCGCTCGACCTGTCGGGCGCGCTGACCCGCGAGACCTTCGGCGACGTCGACGAGGTCGAGCACTTCTGGTTCCGCACCCGGCTCGTCCAGCAGCTCGCGTCGAACGCGTCGCACACCGTGCTGTTCCCCCGGCCCGAGCTCGAGCGGGACATGCGCGAGCTCGTCGGCATCGACGTCACCTCGCACCCCGAGCGCCACACGATCGTGCCCGAGGGCATCGACCTCGGCGTGGTCGACCGGTCGGTCGCCGAGGCCGCCGAACACGCCGCGGGCCTGCCCGCGACCCCGCCGCTCGCCGAGCTGGGCGCGCTGCTCGAGACCCTGCCGCCCGAACGTCGCGGCCTGCCGCTGCTGGTCAGCGTCGGACGACTGCACCGGGTCAAGGGCATGGCGACGATCGTCGAGGCCTGGGCCGACGGACCCCTGCGGGACCGCGCGAACCTCCTCCTGATCGGCGGCGACCTCGAGCACCCGAGCGCCGACGAGCGCGAACAGCTCGACCTGATCGACGCGATCGTCCCCGCGAACCGGCACCGAGCCTCCGGACTCCTGTTGCCCGGCCACCGGCCGAACGACACGGTCGCCCGGTGGGTCGCCGCGGCCCGCTTCGGCCTGCCCGGGCTCGCGGCGCCCCGCGGCGTCTACGTCTGCGGCAGCCTGAAAGAAGAGTTCGGCATCGCCCTGCTCGAGGCGATGGGCTCCGGTCTGCTCGTCGTCGCGCCGCAGGGCGGCGGGCCCTCGACCTACGTGCGTCAGGGCGACACCGGCTGGCTCACCCGTACCTGGGACGTCGACGCCCTGCGCCTCGCCATGGGCGAGGCGCTCACCGCAGCCTCGGTCGAGACGACGGAGGCGCGCGCGGCCCGGTCACGCGACACCGTCGAGCGGTCCTTCACGATCCAGGCCATGGCGCGGTCGCTGTCGGGCGTCTACGACACGGTGCACCACGACGAGCTCGAACAGCGCGAGTGGAGCGTGAGCGCACGATGA
- a CDS encoding polysaccharide pyruvyl transferase family protein has protein sequence MRIVTIGDVGVLDGMVHIGDEAMFHEATVQLRARGATITAVSSNPAETAERYGIDAVPAIGFHPATTGGRLGQRERRARVLSAIDGGAGHLPQDDPAWQVVEAVREADGVLVAGGGNMASLWPMHVYERNTLGLIARRFDKPLVVSGQTIGPVLEGEDRELVTELLDAAALVGLREGASLELVRSLGVDPTTTVGTVDDASFLGFEAAPPAGGAAGAAGAAGAAGAASVAGAAAPYLAVSLSAHVGDADRGAFATAVARLLDRVAGEAGLEVVFLAHWGSLVPTEERGDSLLHRAVLDQLTVPARVEPTTDSPAAARFARGAALHLTSRYHPAVFAVAGGVPTVGLAVDDYTTIKLTGALGNFGQTSVVSAAQLLAGEADVVALAAWAGRDAVRSAWADRLDGTRAASAAWWDRVAAALRG, from the coding sequence GTGCGAATCGTCACCATCGGAGACGTCGGCGTGCTCGACGGCATGGTCCACATCGGCGACGAGGCGATGTTCCACGAGGCGACCGTGCAGCTGCGCGCCCGCGGTGCCACGATCACCGCCGTCTCGTCGAACCCGGCCGAGACCGCCGAGCGGTACGGCATCGACGCCGTGCCCGCGATCGGCTTCCACCCCGCGACGACCGGCGGCCGGCTCGGCCAGCGCGAGCGACGCGCCCGCGTGCTGTCGGCGATCGACGGAGGCGCGGGTCACCTCCCGCAGGACGACCCGGCCTGGCAGGTGGTCGAGGCCGTCCGCGAGGCCGACGGCGTGCTCGTCGCCGGCGGCGGCAACATGGCCTCGCTCTGGCCGATGCACGTCTACGAGCGGAACACGCTCGGGCTCATCGCCCGACGCTTCGACAAGCCGCTGGTCGTCAGCGGGCAGACCATCGGGCCGGTGCTCGAGGGCGAGGACCGCGAGCTCGTCACCGAGCTGCTCGACGCCGCCGCACTCGTGGGCCTGCGCGAGGGCGCGTCTCTCGAGCTCGTGCGGTCGCTCGGCGTCGACCCGACGACGACCGTGGGGACGGTGGACGACGCGAGCTTCCTCGGGTTCGAGGCCGCGCCTCCTGCCGGGGGTGCGGCGGGCGCGGCAGGTGCAGCGGGTGCGGCGGGCGCGGCGTCCGTGGCGGGTGCGGCGGCGCCGTACCTCGCCGTCAGCCTGTCCGCGCACGTGGGCGACGCCGACCGGGGAGCCTTCGCCACGGCCGTCGCCCGACTGCTCGACCGGGTGGCCGGTGAGGCGGGGCTCGAGGTCGTGTTCCTCGCGCACTGGGGCTCGCTCGTCCCGACCGAGGAGCGCGGCGACTCGCTGCTGCACCGGGCCGTGCTCGACCAGCTGACCGTGCCGGCGCGGGTCGAACCGACGACAGACTCTCCCGCGGCGGCCCGCTTCGCCCGCGGGGCGGCCCTCCACCTGACGAGCCGCTACCACCCGGCCGTGTTCGCCGTCGCGGGCGGCGTGCCGACGGTCGGGCTCGCGGTCGACGACTACACGACGATCAAGCTGACCGGGGCGCTCGGCAACTTCGGGCAGACGAGCGTCGTCTCGGCCGCGCAGCTGCTCGCGGGCGAGGCCGACGTGGTCGCGCTGGCGGCCTGGGCCGGGCGCGATGCGGTTCGCTCGGCGTGGGCCGACCGCCTCGACGGGACCCGCGCGGCGTCGGCCGCCTGGTGGGACCGGGTCGCCGCCGCGCTGCGCGGCTGA
- a CDS encoding AraC family transcriptional regulator — protein MEPEQTLPPVRSEMGGRDMDQARALFEDTYNGAGFRTDTRQETFAYRYTTAGDEDMTLRSAMFLGDIRGAIQPEREYVVAWITAGEGRVDVGAEEAAFEIGRPLMFPTGKAFEFEVREYRQNLVHFDAAYLERMAAEHEGALAGPLQFDHTAVPDLANLRRWQATITNAAKTILGGESTELLRSELKRESAFALLDTFSHRSIDLPPALLVPRNARLREAVEYLHTHSHLPVNMTQLAESVHLTPRGLQQAFSRQLGVTPTEYLRTIRLDHVRAELIELAPGEATVGAVAQRWGFTHLSRFTASYVGRFGEYPSATLQR, from the coding sequence ATGGAACCCGAACAGACCCTGCCCCCGGTGCGTTCCGAGATGGGCGGCCGCGACATGGACCAGGCGCGCGCCCTGTTCGAGGACACCTACAACGGCGCCGGGTTCCGCACCGACACCCGGCAGGAGACGTTCGCCTACCGCTACACGACGGCGGGCGACGAGGACATGACCCTGCGGTCGGCGATGTTCCTCGGGGACATCCGCGGGGCCATCCAGCCCGAGCGCGAGTACGTCGTCGCCTGGATCACCGCGGGCGAGGGCCGGGTCGACGTGGGCGCCGAAGAGGCCGCGTTCGAGATCGGCCGCCCGCTGATGTTCCCGACCGGCAAGGCCTTCGAGTTCGAGGTGCGCGAGTACCGCCAGAACCTGGTGCACTTCGACGCCGCCTACCTCGAGCGCATGGCCGCCGAGCACGAAGGGGCTCTCGCCGGACCGTTGCAGTTCGACCACACGGCCGTGCCCGACCTGGCGAACCTGCGTCGCTGGCAGGCCACCATCACCAACGCCGCGAAGACCATCCTCGGCGGCGAGTCGACCGAGCTGCTGCGCTCCGAGCTCAAGCGCGAGTCGGCGTTCGCCCTGCTCGACACGTTCTCGCACCGGTCGATCGACCTGCCGCCCGCCCTGCTCGTGCCGCGCAACGCCCGGCTGCGCGAGGCGGTCGAGTACCTGCACACGCACTCGCACCTGCCGGTCAACATGACCCAGCTGGCCGAGTCCGTGCACCTGACGCCGCGAGGGCTGCAGCAGGCCTTCAGCCGACAGCTCGGCGTGACGCCCACCGAGTACCTGCGCACCATCCGCCTCGACCACGTACGGGCCGAGCTGATCGAGCTCGCCCCGGGCGAGGCCACCGTCGGCGCCGTCGCCCAGCGCTGGGGCTTCACCCACCTGAGCCGCTTCACGGCGTCGTACGTCGGACGCTTCGGCGAGTACCCCAGCGCGACGCTGCAGCGCTGA
- a CDS encoding TetR/AcrR family transcriptional regulator, which translates to MGAVRRTEPDRRDRLIDVALDVVAEVGVAGASHRKIAARADVPLGSMTYHFDGMDELLYEAFSRFAETIIVRFESRLGAATTRDDAKEAVVALVHDDLTGPAAVRDQVLSYELYTLAAREPRFREITREWMRRSRVELERHFDPDTARQVDALIEGLSIHRALDPSPPSRALTREAVDRITRAS; encoded by the coding sequence GTGGGCGCCGTTCGCCGTACCGAGCCCGACCGTCGTGACCGCCTCATCGACGTGGCGCTCGACGTCGTGGCCGAGGTCGGCGTCGCCGGCGCCTCGCACCGCAAGATCGCGGCGCGCGCCGACGTGCCCCTCGGCTCGATGACGTACCACTTCGACGGCATGGACGAGCTGCTGTACGAGGCGTTCTCGCGCTTCGCCGAGACGATCATCGTGCGGTTCGAGAGCCGGCTCGGTGCCGCGACCACTCGCGACGATGCCAAGGAGGCGGTGGTCGCGTTGGTCCACGACGACCTGACCGGCCCTGCCGCGGTCCGCGACCAGGTGCTCAGCTACGAGCTCTACACGCTGGCCGCGCGGGAGCCGAGGTTCCGCGAGATCACCCGCGAGTGGATGCGCCGCAGCCGGGTCGAGCTCGAGCGCCACTTCGACCCGGACACCGCCCGCCAGGTCGACGCCCTGATCGAGGGGCTCTCGATCCACCGTGCCCTCGACCCGTCCCCGCCGAGTCGTGCGCTGACCCGCGAGGCCGTGGACCGCATCACGCGCGCCTCCTGA